Proteins encoded within one genomic window of Macaca thibetana thibetana isolate TM-01 chromosome 3, ASM2454274v1, whole genome shotgun sequence:
- the LOC126950776 gene encoding ATP synthase subunit g, mitochondrial-like, with product MAQFVRNLVEKTPALVNAAVTYLKPRLATFWYYAKVELVPPTPAEIPRAIQSLKKIVNSAQTGSFKQLTVKEAVLNGVVATEVLMWFYVGEIIGKHGIIGYDV from the coding sequence ATGGCCCAATTTGTCCGTAACCTTGTGGAGAAGACCCCGGCTCTGGTGAATGCTGCTGTGACTTACTTGAAGCCTCGATTGGCCACATTTTGGTACTACGCCAAGGTTGAGCTGGTTCCTCCCACCCCTGCTGAGATCCCTAGAGCTATTCAGAGCCTGAAAAAAATAGTCAATAGTGCTCAGACTGGTAGCTTCAAACAGCTCACAGTTAAGGAAGCTGTGCTGAATGGTGTGGTGGCCACTGAGGTGTTGATGTGGTTTTATGTTGGAGAGATCATAGGCAAGCACGGCATCATTGGCTATGATGTTTGA